The nucleotide sequence TGGGCCAGGGGTGGGGCGGAAGCGGCTCGCCCAGGCGCACGCGGGCGTCGGCCTGCCCTGCGCCGAGCGCCAGCAGCAGCGAGAGCAGCGGCGCCCGCATTCGCCCGGGCCGGGAAACCGACAGGGCGGGTCGTGGAACGCAGTCCGGGCCGGGAAGGTCTGCCATATCCCCCGACTATGCCAGCGCCCCCGGAAGGCCGGATGACGGCCAAGTGAGAAGAACGGCCCACACAAGAGAGCCGCCCGGCACGGGGCGCGGGCGGCTCTCTTGTGTGACGGAGAGGCGCGGGGTCAGGGCTGCGCGGGTTTGGGAGCAGGGGGTGCGACGGGCAGCGGCGCCTGCGGCTTGACCTGCTTGAGCGCGGCGGGGTCAGGCTCCTGGTCGGCCAGCGGCGCGGGGTTGGCGGCGGGCGCGTAGCCGGGAAGCTGCCGGATGTCCACCCGGCGCTGCACCACGTTTTCCGGGGGCGTGAACTCGGTGGCGATGCGGCCCGTGGTCCGGTCGATGTCCACGACCACGGTGTTCGGGTCGCTGGAACCGGGGTCGAAGGACGTTTCGGCGTACTTGGGACCCTCGGGGATGTCCTCGATGGTGGCCTCGGGGGCATTCTTGCGAAAGCGCGGGTCGATGGTCGCCATGTTGACGGTGGGCAGCCAGGCCGGGTCGGGCGAGCCGCCGTACACGATGCCCTGCGGCACGTCGAACTTTCTGGGCGTCAGGCCCTTGTGCGAAAGTTCCATCATGCGGCGCCAGATGGGGGCGCTGATCCAGCCCGAGTAGGAGTTGACCGGCATGTAGCCGCCCTGCTGCTTGCCGACCCACACGGCCCCGGTGTAGACGGGCGTGGTGCCGACGAACCACAGGTCCTTGGGGCCGTTGCTGGTCCCGGTCTTGCCGCCGATGGGCCAGTCACCGAATTTGGCGCGGGTCGCCAGGCCCCCCTGCTGCTCGGTCATGTCGTTGACCACGCCCCGAATCATGTCCAGGCCCACGTAGGCGACCTGTGGGGTCCAGACCCGGGTGGGCAACTGGGTTTCGGTCGCCGCGTCGTACAGCACCTCGCCCCGGGCGGTGGTCACACGCGAGACGTACCGGGGGGGGCGGTACAGCCCACCGTTGACGAAGGGCGCGTAGGACGCCGCCATCTTGACCGGGGTGGTTTCCACCGCGCCCAGTGCCGCCGCGTAGCTGGTGCCCTCGTTGGGCGGAATGTCGAGCTGCTGCAATTTGGCGAAAAAGGTCTTGAGGCCCACCCGGTCGGCCAGCCGCACCGTGACGAGGTTGAGCGAGCGGTCGAGGGCCTCGCGGATGGTCATGCTGCGGTAGGTGGTGTTGCCCTCGAAGTTTTTCGGCTCGTAGCGGCCCGTCGGCGAGGAGGGGTCGGGAAAGCTGATCGGGCCGTCGAACTCGCGGTGGGCCTGGTTCATGCCCTCGGCGATGGCCGTCGTGTACAGCAGCGGCTTGATGGTCGAACCGATCTGGCGCTGGCCCTGCGCGGCGTTGTTCCAGTCGGCGGGCGGCTGGTTGCCGTAGAGCTTCTGGCCGATCATGCCCAGCACTTCGGACGACTTGGGGTCAATCACCACGGCGGCGAGCGTGGCGCCGTAGGGCAGGCCCCGCGCCTCGCGGCTGGCGGTTTCCACCGCGTTCTGGATTTTGGGGTCCAGCGTGGTGTACACGCGCAGGCCACCGGAGCCGTAGACCTTGTCGCGCCCGAAGCGCCGCACGAGTTCGCCCTCCACCTGCCGGACGAAGTGCGGAGCGCGGGTCGAGGTCACCGCCTTGAGTTCCTTGGCACTGGGGTCGGTGAGTTTGGCCGACTTCACGTTGCCCGCGTCGTCGTAGCTGACCGTCCAGCCGCGCGGCTGCAACTTCTCGCGCCAGGCGTTGTCGGCTTGCTGCTGCGTGACCCAGCCGTCCTTGACCATGCGGGCCAGCATCGCCTTGACAGCCGGGCGCACCTGCTCGGCGTAGTTCTCGTAGCGCAGGCGCGGGTTGGGAATCAGCGCGGTCAGGTAGGCGCTCTCGGCCAGCGTCAGGTCCTTGGGGGCCTTGCGGAAATACGCCTGCGCCGCCGCGTACACGCCGTAGAGTTCCACCGGGCCGCCGTCGCCCCAGTAGATGGCGTTGAAGTAGTCCTGCAAAATCTCGGACTTGGTAAACGAGCGCTCGATCTGCGCCGAGAGAATCCATTCCTTGACCTTGCGGTCCGGCGTGCGGGCCTGGTTGTATTCCTCCAGCAGCAGGGTGTTCTTGACAAGCTGGTTGGTGAGCGTGGAGCCGCCCTGAACCTCCTCGCCGCGTGCCAGCCGCTGAAACTGCCGCGCCAGACCGATGGGGTCGAGGCCGTAGTGCTCGAAAAACCGCCGGTCCTCGTTGGCGATCAGGGCACCGACCATGAACGGGCTGACCTCGTCGAG is from Deinococcus wulumuqiensis R12 and encodes:
- a CDS encoding transglycosylase domain-containing protein; translation: MIFFLRFLKFLSSLVIAALIAGAGVAATYATQWGRELPDYRELDNLTRSLGAETRVYARDNTPLGTLIPRIGDQAVSRTIVRLDEVSPFMVGALIANEDRRFFEHYGLDPIGLARQFQRLARGEEVQGGSTLTNQLVKNTLLLEEYNQARTPDRKVKEWILSAQIERSFTKSEILQDYFNAIYWGDGGPVELYGVYAAAQAYFRKAPKDLTLAESAYLTALIPNPRLRYENYAEQVRPAVKAMLARMVKDGWVTQQQADNAWREKLQPRGWTVSYDDAGNVKSAKLTDPSAKELKAVTSTRAPHFVRQVEGELVRRFGRDKVYGSGGLRVYTTLDPKIQNAVETASREARGLPYGATLAAVVIDPKSSEVLGMIGQKLYGNQPPADWNNAAQGQRQIGSTIKPLLYTTAIAEGMNQAHREFDGPISFPDPSSPTGRYEPKNFEGNTTYRSMTIREALDRSLNLVTVRLADRVGLKTFFAKLQQLDIPPNEGTSYAAALGAVETTPVKMAASYAPFVNGGLYRPPRYVSRVTTARGEVLYDAATETQLPTRVWTPQVAYVGLDMIRGVVNDMTEQQGGLATRAKFGDWPIGGKTGTSNGPKDLWFVGTTPVYTGAVWVGKQQGGYMPVNSYSGWISAPIWRRMMELSHKGLTPRKFDVPQGIVYGGSPDPAWLPTVNMATIDPRFRKNAPEATIEDIPEGPKYAETSFDPGSSDPNTVVVDIDRTTGRIATEFTPPENVVQRRVDIRQLPGYAPAANPAPLADQEPDPAALKQVKPQAPLPVAPPAPKPAQP